In Rhodamnia argentea isolate NSW1041297 chromosome 1, ASM2092103v1, whole genome shotgun sequence, the genomic window CATTTTAGACCATCTGGGTTGAGGGTGAGGACTAGATTAATGGAGCTCTTATGCAAATCTTTGAGCACATCGTTGAGGttgcagaatttatttatttatttattttttgtggagactaattattttatctttatttgacccaaaaagaaaaattttttccctttgttttctcattttgtggtgattattattattattattatttggcgGATAATCTAAACTTTGACTATTAGTAAGATGCGGTGGACCGTGTGGGTTCACGACTCATTGTCTAATTGACCATGAGCATAATAGACCtatctaaaaaatgaaaaaaaaggctcCGTTtcttttgcataaaataaatgttttgaattttttttttcaaaaaataatcgcaTGTATTGTTCGAAATAATTACTCAAAGGAAGATATTTTGATTATTGATAACAATTCATGTCTATATATTTGCGTGAATGATAAAATTAATTTCCGATTGTAAAAGATGAAGAGCGCGACTAACTTTTTAACtgtctaatctctctctctctctccatccaaGGAGAGGCCTGATGATATTTTCTTGCCAGAGAAGATAACTGACAGAAGCACCGGAGATGTAGCTGATGAATTTTACTACAATTATAAGGTAATGAAACTTGCAAAAAAGCCAATTGTCTTAGTATTGCCAGGTCAAACTTCATCAAAAATTGAATGTGAAATAGGTAAACCTTGGTCATATGAAATGCTTCTCCAACTCTGTGAACCAGGTAAGATGAAAGTCAACGCTTGGTAGACTGACTAAATCTGATTTAGAAATGAAACATGGTAGTAATGAAATACTCATAATGTTGTCCGTATAATTCTCGCACGCTTGTCAATTTCTAAATTTACTAAATCAACCCTCGttggatttccttttcttctggtATTAGCTTTAATACTAACTTCTAGAAATTCGTGGAACAGAAGGATATAGCTTTGTTGAAAGAGATCGGATTGGACTCCTTCAGATTTTCCATATCCTGGTCCAGAATTGCACCTTGTAAGTGTTCTTATTTGCAAGCCATGCGAAATATGGTATTATAATCATCACGATTTTATGCAGCTTCTCCCACGAAGTTTGGTTTTATAATCCCACCAAGTTTAACCTCCGAATAATTTAATTAGAAGCATTTAACTATTCAAATGccaaatataaatatttatatgaTTGTTTTTTTGTATAAGGACATCTCGAGtttctcgccgttggcactaaagtgattgttttttctccgatttgactattaagtgataaaaaaaaaattggcaccaaAGCGAGCGCCGCACACATATATTGGCACTTGAgttgtcctcttttttttttttttttctaaaattgtttGCTAATTATGCATGTGGGTGAAATTCTTTGGATATTTTGTAGATGGGAAAATAAGCAGGGGGGTCAATCGGCGAGGCGTGGACTTCTACAACAATCTGATTGATGGGCTCCTAGAAAATGGTAAGGCGTGGAATTATAATAACACAAACTATCATATCCATATTATTAATATAGAAGCATGGTGCATGTAGATTTGACTTTCGGAAAATGGCTTTTGCTTTTGAAGTTTGGAGATCTTTCTCTAGAATATACATAAATTTATATTGGTTTTTCCTAAATcatgaataaaaagaaattcaatataTGTGGCATCTTCGAGTACTCCCAAGTAACGAGCAAACATGTCGCGtgtttaaacaaaaaataaaaaataaagaaaatagaaggtGTCCCCGTAATTAATCTTTAtttttatgtcctttttttCCATGTTAATTTGAGCAGGCATAAAGCCTTTCGTGACTTTGTTGCACTGGGACGTTCCGCAAGCTTTAGAAGACGAATACGGCGGGTTCTTAAGCCACATGATCATGTAGGATACATTTTCACCTTCAAAGAATATGAAGTCAAATTACTCATgataaattgggaaaaaaactaTAGTTagatgcacattttttttttttttgcattcaaATTAGAtacaaaattttctaattcgattGCACTTCCTAACCGTTGCTATATCAGTGACGACTTCGTCGCATACGTGAATTTCTGCTTTCAAGAATTCGGCGATAGAGTCAAGCGCTGGATAACTATCAACGAGCCCAATTTTTTTGCATATTACGGGTACGACGTTGGAGCTGCGGCGCCTGGCCGTTGCTCCAACTACGTCGGGAACTGCACGGCTGGGAACTCGGCGACGGAACCCTATATTGTGCTTCACAACATGCTTCTCTCTCACTCGGCGGCCGTAAAATCATACAGAGAGAACTATCAGGTTCTTACCATTGATTTTCATCCCTATCATCGGCAAAAAAGTAAGTTCTGAAGTGTGTGCAATTAATctgattttgcatttaatttggGGACTAGATCGAACAAGACGGAGAAATAGGGATCTCAATTCAAACCTACTGGATGACACCCAAGTTCGAGACGGAAATTAGCAGAGAGGCTGCCTCTAGAGCCCTTGACTTTTGCTTCGGATGGTAGGTTTTCGAAAGGTATTATATATGCATCTGTCGTAGTCGAAGGATTTGCTCACCGCTTTAGGTTTTGTCTATCTTTAAATTGAAATGAAGttgcttcttcaaattttgtttttttttcgttgGGTTATGCTATCTATATCTATAACTTAAAGGCGACTACCTTTTGGGCTTTGTGGTTACGAAGAACCCAGATATCATTGCAAATTGTGGTTGGTTTCGTATGTCTCCCAACAGAGCGAGCTACAACcctcgaaaattattttgtgtCGAGTGAAGGCCGACCCTCAAGCCCTCGAATTCCTACCAGATTATTTTTGCTTTCCCTACTAGAAGAGAAAGACTTACGAAAACCTAACTTCCAACTTTCTGTTAAGCCTTTTAAGGACATGCCCATGTCCCAGGATTATGATATTTATATCTATATCTAAAACTTCCAGGTCAATGTTGCCGGGTTACTTGCCCTTACCTCTGCACATATTTATTAAATTCGACTTACATTAAAAGATTTATTGTTGATACATAGAGTATGATGAAGATAATTTGACTTTCAATCATTGATGATAACATCACGACAGAAAGCATGTTGATGTGTGCATGGCCAGTTGTTATATGAGCTTTTGTAATAAATATTCAATGGCAATATGTCTATTTTTGTAATCTTTGGCTAGTTATTATTATAGTTAAGTACCAAACGTGGATGTAGGGCTGCCCATCCAGTGACCTATGGTGAGTACCCCGAGACGATGAGGAGGTATGTGGGGAGCAGATTGCCCAAATTTACGGCGGCACAATCGACTATGGTTAAAGGCTCTCTTGATTTCATGGCCATCAATTACTACACTGCCAGATATGTGGATGAATCGTCTTCATCGTCAACCAGTCTCAATATGAGCTACGGCACAGATTGTCACTGTAATATCACCGGTAAGCTTCCCCATTCgtactcctctctctctctctctctcgcgttgGGACATTAGAGGAgtaattctctctttttatatGGCACGGCCAGCTGATgtggacttaaaaaaaaaatcaaaaagagtaaagaaaaaaacaaaaaaaaattataaaaaataaacaaatatcaagggaattatataaaaaaaatatccaagtcagTGCCGGCCATGCCACTAAGACAACCGATCTCCACGTTGGCTATTTacaatcaaaattggcttgattgactcaattgacataaaaacaaaagtttataactaaattggtgtaattaaaaggtttaagactgaatttgtataaatacaacaagtttatgactttttttacatttttccccCTCGACAAGTCCTCTAAAAATTTTAACGGTCAGTGTGCCATTGCCATGTGATAATATCTTCAGATTTGATTAAAATAGTTAAATCGATGTGCTGAGTTTCCCACAAGGAAAAAAGGTACTCAGTTGcatatttggtaaaaaaaaagttctaataCTCAATTTGCATTAAAGACAAGGCTTAGTACTAAGCTACACACTGATTGTAACATTAACTTCTAGCGAACTTTTTCCCATATACTTCCACTGTAGGTGAGCTTCCTTCTAAGAAATACTTATtgaattgtttttctttcttccttgtaTTTTGCAGCTGAGAAAGACGGCGTTCCCATTGGTCAACCGGTACTCTCTATGAATCCCCAAGCACTGTGtttgctctttttttcttttgacatatACAGGTTCTTGATATATGCATGCTCTGTTCTGAATTATGTAGACAGCCCAAGATTGGCTATACATCTATCCGGAAGGACTTCGAGAGTTTGCGCTCTATGTGAAGACAAATTACAACGACCCAACAATTTACGTGACCGAAAATGGTAATGTAATAGACACAAATGTGCACACATACAAATCAAGATCATAATGCTTCACATCATTGACCAGTGAGTTTGTCTTTTGTAGGAATGGCTGAAGCAAATAATAAGTCATTGCCACTAGAAGATGCACTCAGAGATGGCTTGAAGATTGATTTCTTTCAGCTCCATCTGTCCTATCTCTTGAGAGCTATCAAGTGAGTTAACCATGATCAATCCAATTGCTACGTTTCGTGAGATTGTTCTACGAATTTTAAGTGAACATTTAAACGATTCGGTTGTGTTCGAGACTCAATAAAAGTGTGTTGTTATGATGTAAATGACAACAGGGAAGGAGCGAATGTGAAGGGATATTTCGCCTGGACTTTCCTTGATGACTTCGAGTGGGCCGAGGGTTACACGTTCCGGTTTGGTCTCACGTTCGTAGATTACGATGACGGGTTGAAGAGATATCTCAAGGACTCTGCCTTGTGGTTTAAAAGGTTCTTGAGCTTCCATACCAGAAGTGTGCCTCACGGTCTCTTCTCGTCCATGCACAGTGACGATGCCTAGGCCTGTAATGCGCTAATATCTTCGCAAGTGATGCAACTTCACGAAGAATGCTCGAAGACAGCATTAATCGACGTCGACCGGAGATACACATCATACTGTTTCAATTTATGTTTCCAAGATGCAGAGGCATTAAGAGCTTCTGCATATAAAACCTTGTGTTCAtttgagaaattgaaaaaggCAGTTGACAATGTTCTGACGCAATTCTGCATGATATGTCATAGCTGTAGTAACTTATTAGAAATGGCACAAGATATGTCTTTTTGAGATAACTGAATTGATTCATCCATAGATTAATAGAAATGTTTATGACGTGTATGAGCTTCTTAATCCAAAAGATGGGGAGGCAAGTCCCATTTTCACTAAAAGACAAGCTTTGACTTTCTTCTCCTATAAAAGTCAGTTCACCAGATGCTGACTCGtgttcattttctttgaaaCTCACCACacacaaactctctctctctctctctctctctctcgctctctctctctctgtcttagATCTTGTCAGGGTCGGAGCTCCCATTGAGAACTTGCTAAGGTCTGGCCATGCGACACCGGACTGGAGGAAGCGCCTCCATATCCGCATGCTGATCTTCCGAATCCTGTAGCCATCAGCGGTTAAATGAAGAATGGTGATTGGCCAAAGCTTAGCATGCATTATTGAAGTGTGATTCATACTCgtcatcaataaaagaaaagcGCAACACCGGCTCGAAATTTTGTCAGTGTGATAAGAGAGAGCCACCAACACAGAATAACAAGCCACCTCATCCATAGTGGCGATTGTTGAGATAATAACACGGAAATGTgaacggatcttgcaaataagtcaacacaaaatcaccagagaaattatgaggaacaataaaggacaccagataGTTACGTGATTTGGTCCGAATGTCAGTACCTACGTCCATGGGGAGAGCTAACAATATAAtctactataatcggagaatcagaatTACAATCACTCATGTACTTGAGTGTTTCTCGCACCTAAATTACATCCAATACCCATAGTATTTAGCCTCAAGTAATTACTCTGTAATAGATCACGAGAATTACCTCTACCACTTAAACACTCATGTCTCCACGATGGAAACGCCTCAATTGGATGTAAGCTGTTGAGCAAAAATCCGTGTGTTCCCTTGCTCTTGTTCCCGCGACACCCACAAAACTCTCTGACTTATATTGCTTTATCGGTTCCACGGTCAAGCACTTCCCAGAGTCCTCTGTGACGACTTCAAAGAAGACGAAAAAGACCCTCAACTGTTCTCATCctttttctatcttcttttaATGCGGCTGAAGCAAGACAAATTAAACCCTTCTCAACCCGTCAATAGCAGCGTCGCTTGCACACCAGTCAGAGGAGACAATCTCTTGGTTGATCGATCTTAGATACTTACATATTTGCCACCACTttaaagaaaatagataaagtAACAAACCTTATCTTGGTTGGACTCCAACAGCATGACTCGGATAAGAATTCAGTCAAGAATTCCGATCCACGTCATCCAATTCGTATTGGGTCTTGTATATATAGGCTCAAAGTTGAGACATTAATTTAAcatctccaccttggcttgaCGTTTGAGCCAAGTTATAGTGCTCATAATCCATGCTGCTTTCTCAACACCCCGACAAGCGCTCAACTATCACGGACGTCCATCAAGCTAAAGCAATGCTTGACCTTGTATAGAGGAATTAAGTCGGTCTATATATTTGCAGGATTCTCCACCGCAAGAAACTTCTTCTTAGTCACATCCTCTCTTGACATGTTACATTTGACGTAGAGATTCCGGTCACCAATGAACTTGATCCTTAATTGACATCTCCGATTTCTATCGAATATCCTACGTCAACATCACTAACCAAGTCATTAGACCACACCGCctcttcaactttttctgtTGTTATCATGTTTTTGGTCTCGGTTGTCAAAGAGACCATAATGTCTCCTAATGGAATGGCACTTTCCAACTCATGGCACAACCGACAAAAGTAATGGCATAACTGCTCATAAGTCAACTATCTTTCAGGTTCCCCGCGTGACCCGGGTTCACAAACCTAGTCACCGCCACACTACCTAAACTACATTCTCCAAAATATACCCCAACGTCCGTCGTCCATAATAAAATCGGGAGGATCCACTTCATAACATCATAATTTATACCTAGATTAATCGTATACATTTTTCTAATCGCATATAATAGATCAAGCCTAGTACTATCCATGGTATAATTCGGACAACTAACAATACTAGCATGTGAAGCATGGAACAATTGCTCCACCTCCATCCAAGTACACTGTGACATACTAGACAATTTATAATATGCAGCAAGCGAAGCACTTATAGAATTTCTTCTAGCAGTCTCTCTTTGTATCTCCATACCTAAAGCTGTCTTTATCGCACCtaagttatttattttaatatctACATACAAATGTCGTTCTATCTCACCCACTTCCGCCGACCACCTCGAGGCTTCATCAATCGTGACCTCGGACCAACTGTCAACTACTATGTAAACTAGCGATTCTGCATACTCCGTCATTTCTGTTGTACTTTGAACATCTCTAGGTTGTACCTGAAGCTCTAGCTATTTTTGGACACCATCCAGATCTTTCTCCCCAATTGATCCCTCACTCTTCTTTCGAAACAGAGCGGATTCGTCAAAGGTAACATCACTATCGAACATAAAATCGGGTGAATCTTCCTCAATGCACCACAACATGTTTCCCTTCACCCTATGTGTATAGCCTAAGAATATGCACTTCCTTGTCCTCTGCTCCGGTGCGCCATCACTCACATGAGCATAAGCGGGGCAACCAAACAATCTCAGTTTGGTGTAATTAGCAGGCTTATCCGACCATGTTTCCTCAAGAATTTTCTTATCAATTCTGGTCATGGTGATTTGTTCACTAACCAACAAGCAATATTAATCGCTTTAGCCCAAAAATCTTCATCTAATATAGCATTGGAGAGTAGAGAGCGAGCTTTCTCCAATATATTTCTATTCATACTGTGGTGTGTCGGTAATAGTGCAGTATCTCACCATGCCTTCTTCTATGCAAAACTAACTAAGCTCATCAgaataaaattctaaattttttcagTTCTTATGCACATGATCTATCTACCCATCGACTTTTGAATCATCACCTTCCATGACTTGAACCGACTAAGCACCTCGCTTTTGTGCTTAAGAAGACAAATCCAGACTTCTCTTCAAACGTCATCAACTAAGGACAATACATACCTAGCAACTCCCTTGGATGGAACGTGAGAAGGTCCCCATTGTTGTTGGCTAGtaaattcacctagaggggggtgaataggtgataacgtgcgaatttaagattttattgcgaaATTCAAGTCACatggtgtaaaacagaaatctcaaatgatcaagcaattcaattgatgctagaaatgtaataggattaatgcgtattgtccgtgtgcggtttaactatcataaaatatttagaaagatcagagtaagagataaggaaaactgcatagagggattatagtggttcggttttggttaagcctacgtccacttcttctgCTGACAAAGaatcggttggattccactattaatctgtGTAGAGGTTacagatcggtgatctccttgacacgcaggacttcacccTAGCGTTCAATATTCTTGTGTACACCTcttcacaattacaatggatggatcaagaagtgtgttaaaaatggagtacactctatctaggaattatgaacacttttccctctttacgccgatctcatttcccttcatcttcgagatgtcttttatactcttccgccttcaATCTAGTTgttgcaaggcatctagaagagatctctccaaatctacccttttggacgagatgtttgcaaaaagaagatctcttagccgttggggatcgccaaaggaaagtcttccccgtttggatcaaatcgcccatacaattatgatcccgagtttccatagatggtttcttccatttagaaagtcttggtttgtctccttgattccgcatccttgattgatcttagtcactgaaaatctacaagaatgatccagctcgatgccgtccgttgatatgcatcaattaagctcaatttgaattCATCTTGAAATTATGATTATTGCTAGTGAAGTatttctctcggagcttgagcgttattccaacgtttgagctatccccactcaacgtccgagctcgaaccaacatccgagactctcagaaacaacatctgagctaaatccttttgctagattcaatcctatgtatccccgcaccaaaggataatctgcaaaacaagtaaatcactggattatcacaaaatacaagagtactatgattgttttgtcaacttcaaaaccgtctggagatttttctcaacaatctccccctttttgatgatgacaaaacgatctaTTGTAgtaatgaagaaattgagacTAGAAAAGAATgaacaacttcaacaaagttactctagtgataatcttgctaagtgataattttgaaatttcattccttgtacttttagcaagaataagttttgAGAAAGAATTcatttatatgctatgatgagTAATATTcagaacttgtgttatctcaattgataagtttgtattctaagtgcattgagatataaacaatttcaaatacaagCAAGTATGAAGATTATAACTTCTCAAATCATCATGCTTTGTTGGATGCTCATAACTTGTCATGATTAgtcagagctttcaaatatgtaaaaaatagaacttgttcacctgctccgtttaagagaagatgttccttctcggatgatgtttttCAAAGTTCATGCTTTCCGCATAACAAGTTGAAATCCTgtatttaaaggatacttgCTAGAATACACACGCATATATATAATAGATTGATCACACACAATCCATTCATACAATCATGAAtatcataacaccatcaaaacattaattttctccccctttttgtcatcggcAATAGGGAGTATCCTGCAAAGTCAGATtgtgataaaacattgctccccccgaattcaatgcctatttaGGTCATTTATACAATGTACTCAAAACATACTAGcattaaaaaatgaatcatcAAATCGGatgctagcattcaaattgtcaatctttcaatcaaagaagaatagagTGCGGAGTAAGATTCGGAGTACTGatccaaacatcaaagaaaattttcttttaaacattaatcttttggtgtttggtccggatgagaagatgttggGGCTTGAGCGTAAGTAGAGGCTTGGTCCGCAGGTAGTTGAACAAGGACAAACTTTTACAAGTGATTTAGCTTTAAATCCAGATCCTTCTTCAGAGTGAGGATCTtgttgtccaagaagcccagctgagattccgaatgatcatggacagttCTTTGAATGTTTGCAACCTCGGGATCTACCTTTGTGCTTAGGCCTTCAACTTCGGAGCGCAGAGAGGACCAAAGGtccgaccatttttggtccatttcttgTTGCCTCAGTGCTATTTTTCTAAGAAGATTCGAGGTCTTGTCtgtctcatccgtccgagttcctacatttgttgactccccctgagtccttgcatggtgctcggatgatgaagcagatCTGTTTAGGAGATTTACTATTTCAAGAGAGATTGGTTTCTATTTCACTTGCTCCCTCTCGGACATTTCTTCTTGTAGAAGTGGCCTTTCTGTCTCTGTTCCCTGTTCCGGAACAaatgatgtttcttctctttcttgagcTCCTCCTGCttttgtgtcctctttctccttttcccgCTGTTCAAATTGAATGGCAGTCTCATCCTTATAAGTTGTTTGTACGATCGTTTGAATCAGGTTTTCTAGTTCCGAATCATCTGTAGCCGATTTGTCCGAGATatgctctttttcaattctatcaagcagtaccttagcaagttttcttcttttgctagaaggtttggttgatttgtgagcaatcatcttgatccttctctttcgagtggactcGGAGGGTGGTTCTGAAGACTTGTTCTGGGAGGATTCAACGGCAGCCTCCTTCTGAGGAAGGTTTATgaggatcactttcttctttctatccctccagcttctATTCTCAAATCggtaacccatctttgtgagcatagtCTCACCTATACTTCcctgatgaagctctatggatccgaGCTCCGGAGATACCATTATTCGCGTGTACTCAAAAATTTCGCTTATCGGAGAACCATAGGGCAtgacccttgttcttctttcttgctCTCCTCGTATGCGGAAAGATTAAatgaggcagagagaagggttgtccatttagaatggcccggataagctttgcctcatattttgagacatctgtttttgaggaaccctttggtcttaggcggttgataactaccttatgcggtATAATAGTCCTAAGAGGAAAGTGATGATGCTTAAcatgtggcttgttggctcttggcAGGTCGGGGTTACCGGATAGGTtcttgtagacatcttcatccgagatatggattttgg contains:
- the LOC115754652 gene encoding beta-glucosidase 17-like isoform X1 encodes the protein MEHHAGARNILLFITCCSVASSFGTVDRGNDTQAGPSSNVGINRGSFPAGFIFGVASSAYQCEGAAEEDGKGLSNWDIFTRMYPEKITDRSTGDVADEFYYNYKKDIALLKEIGLDSFRFSISWSRIAPYGKISRGVNRRGVDFYNNLIDGLLENGIKPFVTLLHWDVPQALEDEYGGFLSHMIIDDFVAYVNFCFQEFGDRVKRWITINEPNFFAYYGYDVGAAAPGRCSNYVGNCTAGNSATEPYIVLHNMLLSHSAAVKSYRENYQIEQDGEIGISIQTYWMTPKFETEISREAASRALDFCFGWAAHPVTYGEYPETMRRYVGSRLPKFTAAQSTMVKGSLDFMAINYYTARYVDESSSSSTSLNMSYGTDCHCNITAEKDGVPIGQPTAQDWLYIYPEGLREFALYVKTNYNDPTIYVTENGMAEANNKSLPLEDALRDGLKIDFFQLHLSYLLRAIKEGANVKGYFAWTFLDDFEWAEGYTFRFGLTFVDYDDGLKRYLKDSALWFKRFLSFHTRSVPHGLFSSMHSDDA
- the LOC115754652 gene encoding beta-glucosidase 17-like isoform X2, which encodes MYPEKITDRSTGDVADEFYYNYKKDIALLKEIGLDSFRFSISWSRIAPYGKISRGVNRRGVDFYNNLIDGLLENGIKPFVTLLHWDVPQALEDEYGGFLSHMIIDDFVAYVNFCFQEFGDRVKRWITINEPNFFAYYGYDVGAAAPGRCSNYVGNCTAGNSATEPYIVLHNMLLSHSAAVKSYRENYQIEQDGEIGISIQTYWMTPKFETEISREAASRALDFCFGWAAHPVTYGEYPETMRRYVGSRLPKFTAAQSTMVKGSLDFMAINYYTARYVDESSSSSTSLNMSYGTDCHCNITAEKDGVPIGQPTAQDWLYIYPEGLREFALYVKTNYNDPTIYVTENGMAEANNKSLPLEDALRDGLKIDFFQLHLSYLLRAIKEGANVKGYFAWTFLDDFEWAEGYTFRFGLTFVDYDDGLKRYLKDSALWFKRFLSFHTRSVPHGLFSSMHSDDA